A single genomic interval of Phocoena sinus isolate mPhoSin1 chromosome 15, mPhoSin1.pri, whole genome shotgun sequence harbors:
- the SAMD10 gene encoding sterile alpha motif domain-containing protein 10: MFTELRTKPSPPRGRAGAVRAGFGERRDVDATAHFSFCRTLLEHTVSAESIPCPLPRTPGTSLTWHDSRSQRAAGSRQVKLLQQPGTEAPQGRLYSDHDGLYHTSPSLGGLTRPVVLWSQQDVCKWLKKHCPHNYLVYVEAFSQHAITGRALLRLNAEKLRRMGLAQEAQRQEVLQQLLRLRVREEGRSLQLLSQASFGNMS; encoded by the exons ATGTTCACGGAGCTGAGGACCAAGCCGAGCCCCCCGCGAGGCCGCGCTGGGGCTGTGCGCGCCGGCTTCGGGGAGCGCCGGGATGTGGACG CCACTGCCCACTTCAGCTTCTGCCGGACCCTCCTGGAGCACACGGTGTCGGCCGAGAGcatcccctgccccctgcctcgGACCCCGGGCACCAGCCTCACGTGGCACGACTCCCGCAGCCAGAGGGCAGCTGGCAGCCGGCAGGTCAAGCTCCTTCAGCAGCCCGGCACCGAGGCCCCCCAG GGCCGGCTATACTCTGACCACGATGGCCTGTACCACACAAGCCCCTCCCTGGGTGGCCTGACGAGGCCCGTGGTCCTGTGGAGTCAGCAGGACGTCTGCAAGTGGCTCAAGAAGCACTGCCCCCACAACTACCTCGTCTACGTGGAGGCCTTCTCCCAGCACGCCATCACCG gccggGCACTGCTGCGGCTGAACGCGGAGAAGCTGCGGCGGATGGGGCTGGCGCAGGAGGCGCAGCGGCAGGAGGTCCTGCAGCAGCTGCTGCGCCTGCGGGTGCGCGAGGAGGGGCGGAGCCTGCAGCTGCTCAGCCAAG CTTCCTTCGGAAACATGTCCTAG